TTAAAGGCCTTTGAATACTTAGTTCCAAGTTTAAAAATATGCCCTATCTCTATACCTTTTTCAACTTTTACGTTAGTTTCTTGACAGATTGGACATATATCATTTTCTGTAATATTTCTAATATCTTCAAATCTAGAAACATTAAAATCTTTTAAATTGACATTTACTAAATGATAATCAGTTTCATTTGCTCCCACTACAAAATTTTTCATATATTTTATCTCATTATCAGCAATAATCTCAATATCAAGACCAATTGGCCCTGCAAAGCCAACCTTTGATTTTGTAATTTTTTCTACAATCTCAGCAGATGCTAATTCAGCTTCATTTGCTTTAAATAGATTTTTAAGCTTGGTTTCATTAATCTCTCTATCACCCCTAACTAATGCTGCTACAATTTTATCATCAATAGAATAAATCATTGTCTTGACAAACTTTTTATCAGTTATTCCTAAAAAATTAGCCAGTTCGTCAATTGTTCTTACATTAGGAGTATAAATCTTTTGTATTTCTTCAATATTTTCATTTAGCTCAATTTCATTGACAATACATTTTGCTTTTTCTACATTTGCAGCATATCCACATTTTGGACAATACGCAATTTCAGCTTCACCAACAGAGGATGGAACCATAAATTCGTGTGAGTTAGATCCGCCCATTGCACCAGTGTCTGCTTCAACAACCTTAACATCTAATCCACATCTTTTAAAAATTCTAACATAGGCATCAAACATTTTTTTGTATGATTCATCTAAACCTTTTTCATCTTTATCAAAAGAGTAGGCATCCTTCATTGTAAATTCTCGGCATCTCATTACACCAAATCTTGGTCTTCTTTCATCTCTATATTTTGTTTGTATTTGATAAAGTGTTTTAGGGAGTTCTCTGTATGAAGAAATCTCACTTGCAGCAATATAGGTAAATGCTTCTTCATGAGTAGGTCCAAGGCAATATTCTCTTTGATTTCTATCTTTAATTTTAAACATCTCAGGACCAAATACAGACCATCTTCCAGATTCCTCCCAAAGTTCTTTGGGCATAAGAGCAGACATATGAACTTCTTGTGCACCGGATCTATCCATCTCTTCTCTAACAATATTCTCTATTTTTCTCAATACTCTATAACCTAAAGGTAAATAAATATATATTCCTGAAGATAATTGCCTCATAAAACCACTTTTTAGCATAAGTTTATGTGAAACAATTTCTGCTTCAGATGGAATCTCTTTAATTGTTGGCATAAATAATGTCGAAACTTTCATATTACTTGCTCCTTTCAATTATTTCGAATATAATTTTTCAATTATAATTTTTTTCATTTCACGTTCTATTTCCCAATGTTTTAGTGGCTTAGATAATGCAATAATTCTAATTGTATATTCTATCCAATTAGTATCAATTATACCTATAATCTTAGGTTCTTCAACCAAATCATCAATATACTTATTTTTAATCTCTTCAAATACACTTTGTAGATTTTGACATACATCATTATATTTTAAATTAATATTTACTTTAATATCAACAATAACTTTAGAGTTTGTTCGAGACCAATTTGTAATTGTTCCAATAGATCCATTTGGAATAATATGAATTGAACCATTAAAGTCCTGAATTTTTATTGTTTTTAATCCCATTTCAATAACATATCCGCTTTTTGAGTCTATTGTAATATAATCGCCAACAGCTAATTGATCTTCAATAATCAAAAAAAGACCTGCTATAAGGTCTTTTATTAAGCTTTGAGCACCAAAACCAATAGCTACTCCACCAATTCCCGCAACTGCTAACAATGTTTTTATAGGTATATTAAACTTTTCAAGTACTAATACAATTATAATAAAATAAATAAAATATCTTAAAACACTCTTAATTAACGCTGCTGTTGTATCAATCCTTTTTTGATTAATTGGTATTACAATTTTTTTTTCTCGACTCTGCCATCTATCAATAGCATTATTTATTAATTTTATCAATATTAATCCAGTAATAACTATAAATATTGAGTATATAAAATTACCACCATATAAAAATAAATCATCTAATATTTTTTTAACCATCATTAACACCTACAAATTCCTTAAACAGTTTAAATTGATTTTCATTTTTTTGCCACATAGATTCTGGATGCCACTGAACCCCAATAAAGAATTCCTTATCATTTTTCGAAATAGCCTCAATTATTCCATCTGAAGATCTTGCTTCAATTGAAAAACCTGATGCAATATTATTCACAGCCTGATGATGAAAAGAATTTACAAGTGTTTCTTTTGATTTAAATATATTATATAGTTTTTTACCTTCTATGAATATAGAATGATAACCAATCCAGACCTCAGTATTTTGCCAATGAGAGAGAGGATAATTACTTGAATTAATATCTTGTATTAAATCACCTCCAAAAGCAACATTCATGATTTGAATACCTCTACATATAGCTAATACTCTTTTATTTAATCTATCAGCTATCTTCATTGCTTCAATCTCTATCTTATCCCTCAATATATTAATTCTACCAATCCCTTTTAGTGGTTGACTTTTATAAAACTGAGGATGAACATCTTCACCACCACAAAATAAAAGAGCATCAGCATTTTTAATATATTGTTCTAACTTACTGATTGAATTTTTACTACTCGGAAAAAATGAAATATCACAATTGAGTTTTAGTAGCGGCTCATAATAATCAATAGAACAATATAACCTATGTTTTTCAAAATCATAACCACAAAATATTAATACATTCAATAAAACACACCTCATTTTTTAAAATTCATACTCAAAATCTTTAAAGCTATTTCTTTCAGTGGAAGTTTGCTATCCATGCTTAGTTTTTGCAATTTTTTCATAGCAGTATTTTCATCAATCTTTAATTCTTTCATAAGAATACCTTTAGCTTTTTCTACGATTTTTCGTGTTTCAAGGCTATCTTTAAGTTTCTCAATCTCGAGTTCAAGTTTTCTCATTTTATTATAGTTTTTAATAATTAAATCAATATATGATATAAACGAAGCTTTATTGAATGGTTTATATAAGAATATATTAAAAATATCATTTTCAAATATAACTGATTCCATTTGAGATTTTTGTGACTCATTTGCAAGTACTATTACAGGACAAATCTTATCACTATTTATTACCTCAATCATTTCAATAAGACTTCCTGAAGAAAAACCATATTCAACAATCAATAATTGTGGTTTTAGAGTCCTTACTTTTCTGATACATTCTGAAAGATCAAAAACATTATCTACTATAGTATAGCCATTTTCTTGCAAAGCTTTTTTAATAACATTATTAAGATTAGAAGTTTTAATACCTACAATTACCTTTACCATGTTTATCTCTTCCGTCATTTTTTTATTATTTTATCAAAAAAATTAACAATGTTCTATAAAATCATTATAAATCCTTTCTTAATAATAGTAGAAAATACATCACATATTGTTTTATCAAATTGTTTCCCTGCATTTTTTACAATCTCATTTAAAGCTTGTTCCTTAGAAAAGGCATGCCTATACGGTCTATCTGAAGTCATTGCATCATATGCATCAGCAATAGAAATTATTTTAGCAAGAACATTAATCTCATTATCTTTAAGACCTCTTGGATAACCCTTTCCATCCACTCTTTCATGATGTTGAACAACAATATTTTTTATCCTTTCCATAAAATCGAGATCCTTTAATAAATCAAAACCTAATTCTGGATGCCTTTTAATTTCATTAAATTCCTCTATCGACAGTTTTTCTTTCTTGTTCAATATGTTTTCATCTATCCCAATCTTACCTATGTCATGTAATAAACACGCAATTCTTAAATCTTTCCTATCTTGTTGCGAAAGATTCAATTCCTCAGCAATTTTATCAGCAATTTTCATAACTCTTTCACAATGTCCTTTTGTATATTCATCTTTATATTCTATTGCTTTTGAAAGTGCTAATATTGTATCGTAATAGTAATCTTCTAGTTGCTTATTCTTAATTTCTAATTCTTTCTTAGAGTTATTCAATTGAATTATTGTTTCTTTCAATTTTTCATTAATTAGTTCTGTTTCTTCATAAAGCTTTTCTATTTCATTTTTCTGAAGCAAAACATTCTTATAATTTCTTGCGTTATTTATAGCAATTACTATCAAATTTAACAATGATAATATGTACTCAATAGATTCATTATATTTATATGTAGTTTTTAATCTAAAATATATAACACCATCAATACTTTGACCTGATAAAACAGGAATTGCAACCTTGAGAACATCAAAATCCTCAAGGTGCAACATTTTGAAAGCAATATTCCTTTCATTATTTGCTTGTTTTATGAGATTTGTTTCATCCTGATCTTGTTTCCCAAAAAAATAATAGTTATCAAAATAGTTTTTTGAGTTATATATCATAAAACATATTCTTTGATAATCAATCTTATAATTAGATTCTTTTGTTATAACTCCAACAATTTCATCAATATTTGTAAGATAAGATATTTTATGTGATATATTAAAAAGATAAAGTAGCTGTTCATTTTTTTCTTTTAACTCATTTTGATTTTGAAGTAATCTATCAAGAACATCAGTCATTTCTTTGTTTAATTGTGACATATTGTTCATTGACAGTTCCATTTCACTTTTTTCACTTTTTAGATTATCAATAACTTCCATTAATTCTTTTCTTTTGCGAATATATCTTGTTAATAAAGACTCATAATAAGCAAAATAGAAATATATACAATATGAAATTAGAAAAACTGTTGAAATTATATTTATAAGAGGAAAATAACCATTTTTATAATAATAGCTTATTACCGATATCACAAAAGGTATTGCGAGAAGAAAAAAAACTATAATTTCTCTTTTGTATTTTGACTGATCACCGTTGCTGTTATTCATTAGCTGCCTCCAAAAAGTATAAACTCATATATAATACTTTTCGACAAATTGTAGAAAAATCCTTTATTTAATAAAATGATATTATAAAGTGTAAAGATCTTTTATCCTCGGATAAATAGATGTATATAGCTTATATGATTTTCTATAAATATCATAATTCTTTTGGTTTGGTTCACATTTTTCTACTTTTACTATCATTTGATCACATGCTTCTTCAACAGAACTAAATTCTTTTGCACCTACTGCTGCAAGGATAGCTGCACCAAATGCAGGACCTTCTTTAGAATTTAATGTCCATACTTCATTTTCAAATATATCAGCCTGCATCTGTTTCCACAATTTACTCTTAGCTCCACCACCAGAAACATATATCTCACTTATCTCCACATCCATACCTTTAATAACCTCTAAACAATCTTTGAGGGAATATACAACACCTTCCATGACCGATCTTATAAATTCTCTTCTTGTATGCTTAGCTGTTATTCCGAAAAATATTCCTCTTGCATATGGATCGAGTATTGGTGTTCTTTCACCCATCAAATAAGGCAAGAATACAAGTCCATCACTACCTGGATTTGCCATTTCCGCCTCTTTATCCATTAGTATATAAGGGTCTGAATTTATATATTCATAAGCCTTCATTTCTATATGAGCAAAATTATCTCTAAACCATTTAAGTGATAATCCTGCTCCTTGAGTAACACCCATAACATGCCATTTTCCTGGAACAGCATGACAAAAAGTGTGAACTCTTCCAAGTGGGTCTACTTTTATATCGTCGATATGTGCAAATACAACACCAGAAGAGCCTATTGTCGAAGAAACTACTCCTTTTCTAACAATACCATTACCTACTGCACCTGCAGCCTGATCTCCACCACCAGCAACAACAAAAGTTGATGTAGAAAGACCAGTTAATTTAGATACTTCATTAGTTATTGTTCCTGTTATCTCAGGTGATTCATATACTTTGCCAAGAATTTGTTTATCAATCTCTAATTTTTCAAGAACTTCATTTGACCAACATCTATTCTTTACATCTAAAAGTTGCATACCAGATGCATCTGATACATCAGTTGCAAATTCTCCAGTTAATTTAAATCTAATATAATCCTTTGGAAGTAATATCTTATAAATTTTTTGATAATTTTCAGGTTCATTGTTTTTTATCCATAGAAGTTTAGATGCAGTAAAGCCAGTTAATGCTGGATTAGCAGTTATTTCAATTAATCTTTCTTTACCAACTTTACTAGTTATTTCATCACATTCTTTTGCTGTCCTTTGATCACACCAAATAATTGATGGTCTAATAACATTTAAATTTTTATCTAGCATTACTAAACCATGCATTTGTCCAGTTAAACCTATACCTTTAACTAATTGTGGATTAACATTTGATTTTCTTAATACCTCATTAATTCCATTTAATGAGGCTTGCCACCAATCATCTGGATTCTGTTCTGCCCAGCCAATATTAGGTTGATATAATGGATATTCATATGTTGCAGTTGAAATTATTTTCCCTTTTACATCAACTAAAATAGTTTTTGTACCTGAAGTTCCAACATCAATACCTATATAGTACATAAAAATACCTCCCTAAGATTAACAAAATTGAGATTATTGAATTTTTATAATGTTTCATTAATTGTTAATATTATATATCAGACACTAATGCTTGAACAACTATGAAATAATAATTTTAAAAAAATAACAGCTACTTAGGTATAGTAGCTGTTATTTATTGTAATTTTCATTCAAATCAGTTTTTAATTTTTCAATAAGAGTAGTCAAATCAAGGTTTTTCTCTCTTCCATTTTCGCTACAAACTCTTTTTAATTCATTTAAATTTATTAAATTTATGCATTTGTTTATGCTATTGTTTATCTTTGTATTAAGTTGTACAATAAGTCTTTCTTCCATTACCCCTTATAAACCCCTACTTATTTTATTATCTTTATTTTATATTATTACTTTAACTAAATAAAATGTCAATAATTTTTTTAAAAAGACTATACTTTTTTTACATATCTATTCAAATTATTATTTTAATAATAATTCTATGCTATAATTAAATTTATTATTTTAATTTTTGGAGGTCATAAATGAGATATTTTTTATTTGCAATTATCGTAGGTATTTTTATTGGTTTTCAGTCTCCAATAAACTCAGCACTAGGCAAAGTTACTGATCCAAAAGTAGCTGCAATATGGAATAATCTGCTCGGTTTATCTGCACTAGTTTTTTTGGGTATTACAACTAATTCAATATACAAATTTCCTACTCTATTTAAAAGCCCTCCAATTCTTTTAATTGGTGGTCTTCTTGGGGCCTCCATTGTTTATTTATCAATTATTACAATACCTAAAATTGGTGCAGCAAATTTTATTGCTTTTATAGTATTAGCTCAGTTATTATCTTCATTATTTATTGATTATTTAGGGTTATTTGGATTACCAAAGAAAAATATTGATATAAGCAGAATTATAGGAGTATTATTTCTTCTTATAGGTGCATATTTAATAAAAAAATAATATAAAATCCCCTTGGAATTATCTACATTTGATAAATATGATAATAATTATTTATAATAATATCAAAACTATTTATGTAAACCAAGGGGGTTGTTTTATGATTAGGTTTATTGCTAAGTTATTTTTTGTTTTATTCTTTGCTTTTCTTTTAATTACTAACAAATTAAATACCAATGTCTTTGCTTCTGAAATCTCAAAAGATAAAGCAATATTTATGAATGGAACAAATGAAAATACTTTAGAAATATTAAATATTAATAATAAAAATTATATTTATGCTTATGATTTCTCAAAAATATTAAATGGTTCTTTTACTTTCAATCAAACTGATTATAATTTTCTTACATCTAAAATGTTAGTTGATGAAAATGAGCTTACATTCAAATTAGATAGCAACGTATTTAACTATAACGGCAAAAATTTATCAATTACAGAGCCAATGAGAATAGTAGATAATAGAATTGTTATTCCAGTTTCGGCATTAAAATCTACATTAGGTATATATGAATTTACACATATTAAGAATAATACTAAAATGTTATTTTATCCTCGTAATAATACAATATATTATAAGGTTATGTCAGGAGATTCTTTATGGATAATTTCGCAAACTTTTAATACATTAATTGATGATATTAAAAAATTAAATAGTCTTACTGATAATAATATCTATGTCGGACAAATTTTAGCTGTAAAACAAATAAAGTTTT
The sequence above is drawn from the Caldicellulosiruptoraceae bacterium PP1 genome and encodes:
- a CDS encoding proline--tRNA ligase, translated to MKVSTLFMPTIKEIPSEAEIVSHKLMLKSGFMRQLSSGIYIYLPLGYRVLRKIENIVREEMDRSGAQEVHMSALMPKELWEESGRWSVFGPEMFKIKDRNQREYCLGPTHEEAFTYIAASEISSYRELPKTLYQIQTKYRDERRPRFGVMRCREFTMKDAYSFDKDEKGLDESYKKMFDAYVRIFKRCGLDVKVVEADTGAMGGSNSHEFMVPSSVGEAEIAYCPKCGYAANVEKAKCIVNEIELNENIEEIQKIYTPNVRTIDELANFLGITDKKFVKTMIYSIDDKIVAALVRGDREINETKLKNLFKANEAELASAEIVEKITKSKVGFAGPIGLDIEIIADNEIKYMKNFVVGANETDYHLVNVNLKDFNVSRFEDIRNITENDICPICQETNVKVEKGIEIGHIFKLGTKYSKAFNCVYTDENGEQKLMIMGCYGIGINRTAAAVIEQSHDDDGIIWPISIAPFHAIVVPVNAKDKNQMQEAERIYNELLNKGLEVLIDDREERAGVKFKDADLIGIPLRITIGKKINEGIVELRDRKTKEVIEIKKEEAVQFILEYIEKLKSQLAL
- a CDS encoding mechanosensitive ion channel family protein encodes the protein MVKKILDDLFLYGGNFIYSIFIVITGLILIKLINNAIDRWQSREKKIVIPINQKRIDTTAALIKSVLRYFIYFIIIVLVLEKFNIPIKTLLAVAGIGGVAIGFGAQSLIKDLIAGLFLIIEDQLAVGDYITIDSKSGYVIEMGLKTIKIQDFNGSIHIIPNGSIGTITNWSRTNSKVIVDIKVNINLKYNDVCQNLQSVFEEIKNKYIDDLVEEPKIIGIIDTNWIEYTIRIIALSKPLKHWEIEREMKKIIIEKLYSK
- a CDS encoding gamma-glutamyl-gamma-aminobutyrate hydrolase family protein — protein: MNVLIFCGYDFEKHRLYCSIDYYEPLLKLNCDISFFPSSKNSISKLEQYIKNADALLFCGGEDVHPQFYKSQPLKGIGRINILRDKIEIEAMKIADRLNKRVLAICRGIQIMNVAFGGDLIQDINSSNYPLSHWQNTEVWIGYHSIFIEGKKLYNIFKSKETLVNSFHHQAVNNIASGFSIEARSSDGIIEAISKNDKEFFIGVQWHPESMWQKNENQFKLFKEFVGVNDG
- a CDS encoding ANTAR domain-containing response regulator, whose translation is MVKVIVGIKTSNLNNVIKKALQENGYTIVDNVFDLSECIRKVRTLKPQLLIVEYGFSSGSLIEMIEVINSDKICPVIVLANESQKSQMESVIFENDIFNIFLYKPFNKASFISYIDLIIKNYNKMRKLELEIEKLKDSLETRKIVEKAKGILMKELKIDENTAMKKLQKLSMDSKLPLKEIALKILSMNFKK
- a CDS encoding HD-GYP domain-containing protein, with translation MNNSNGDQSKYKREIIVFFLLAIPFVISVISYYYKNGYFPLINIISTVFLISYCIYFYFAYYESLLTRYIRKRKELMEVIDNLKSEKSEMELSMNNMSQLNKEMTDVLDRLLQNQNELKEKNEQLLYLFNISHKISYLTNIDEIVGVITKESNYKIDYQRICFMIYNSKNYFDNYYFFGKQDQDETNLIKQANNERNIAFKMLHLEDFDVLKVAIPVLSGQSIDGVIYFRLKTTYKYNESIEYILSLLNLIVIAINNARNYKNVLLQKNEIEKLYEETELINEKLKETIIQLNNSKKELEIKNKQLEDYYYDTILALSKAIEYKDEYTKGHCERVMKIADKIAEELNLSQQDRKDLRIACLLHDIGKIGIDENILNKKEKLSIEEFNEIKRHPELGFDLLKDLDFMERIKNIVVQHHERVDGKGYPRGLKDNEINVLAKIISIADAYDAMTSDRPYRHAFSKEQALNEIVKNAGKQFDKTICDVFSTIIKKGFIMIL
- the xylB gene encoding xylulokinase, whose translation is MYYIGIDVGTSGTKTILVDVKGKIISTATYEYPLYQPNIGWAEQNPDDWWQASLNGINEVLRKSNVNPQLVKGIGLTGQMHGLVMLDKNLNVIRPSIIWCDQRTAKECDEITSKVGKERLIEITANPALTGFTASKLLWIKNNEPENYQKIYKILLPKDYIRFKLTGEFATDVSDASGMQLLDVKNRCWSNEVLEKLEIDKQILGKVYESPEITGTITNEVSKLTGLSTSTFVVAGGGDQAAGAVGNGIVRKGVVSSTIGSSGVVFAHIDDIKVDPLGRVHTFCHAVPGKWHVMGVTQGAGLSLKWFRDNFAHIEMKAYEYINSDPYILMDKEAEMANPGSDGLVFLPYLMGERTPILDPYARGIFFGITAKHTRREFIRSVMEGVVYSLKDCLEVIKGMDVEISEIYVSGGGAKSKLWKQMQADIFENEVWTLNSKEGPAFGAAILAAVGAKEFSSVEEACDQMIVKVEKCEPNQKNYDIYRKSYKLYTSIYPRIKDLYTL
- a CDS encoding DMT family transporter, whose amino-acid sequence is MRYFLFAIIVGIFIGFQSPINSALGKVTDPKVAAIWNNLLGLSALVFLGITTNSIYKFPTLFKSPPILLIGGLLGASIVYLSIITIPKIGAANFIAFIVLAQLLSSLFIDYLGLFGLPKKNIDISRIIGVLFLLIGAYLIKK